One window from the genome of Streptomyces cadmiisoli encodes:
- a CDS encoding NAD(P)-dependent oxidoreductase, producing the protein MSRTLTPQEKNVDVSVLGLGQMGFAIAERLIGAGHKVSVWNRSKGRADGLVASGAFELDALSDAWARSDVCITMLADSRALAEVALAPHGGLVHSADGRGKTLIDMSTVSAEVSGHVAAAAAAGGVGYLRAPVSGNPGVVRAGNLTIVASGDQDVFTSNESLLRDIGPHLFYVGEGDEARIIKLALNLMVAGTAELLAECVALAEAHDVRRDKLLEVVGASAVASPLVKYKIAPLLADDYTSTFSSRLMRKDLDMALDAASAGGVPLPVTGVVQQLLQACMSTGLGELDFMALLIRLQREAGQASV; encoded by the coding sequence ATGTCGCGCACCCTCACCCCCCAGGAGAAGAACGTGGACGTATCCGTGCTGGGTCTCGGTCAGATGGGATTCGCCATTGCCGAACGGCTCATCGGCGCGGGCCACAAGGTCAGCGTGTGGAATCGGTCGAAGGGCAGGGCCGACGGTCTGGTGGCCTCCGGCGCGTTCGAGCTGGACGCGCTGTCCGACGCGTGGGCCCGGTCCGACGTGTGTATCACGATGCTCGCCGACTCCCGCGCCCTGGCCGAGGTCGCGCTCGCACCGCACGGCGGGCTTGTGCACTCGGCGGACGGCCGGGGGAAGACCCTCATCGACATGAGCACCGTCTCGGCGGAGGTGTCCGGTCACGTGGCCGCCGCCGCGGCGGCCGGCGGCGTCGGTTACCTGCGCGCTCCGGTGAGCGGAAACCCGGGTGTGGTGCGGGCCGGCAATCTCACCATCGTCGCCTCGGGGGATCAGGACGTCTTCACGTCCAACGAGAGCCTCCTTCGCGACATCGGTCCCCATTTGTTCTACGTAGGTGAGGGCGACGAAGCCAGGATCATCAAGCTGGCGCTCAACCTCATGGTCGCCGGGACGGCCGAACTGCTGGCCGAGTGCGTCGCCCTGGCCGAGGCCCACGACGTACGGCGGGACAAGCTGCTGGAGGTCGTCGGAGCCTCGGCCGTCGCGTCGCCGCTGGTCAAGTACAAGATCGCTCCTCTTCTCGCGGACGACTACACCTCGACGTTCAGTTCGCGGCTGATGCGCAAGGACCTGGACATGGCCCTCGACGCGGCGTCGGCCGGTGGCGTCCCGCTTCCGGTCACCGGTGTCGTCCAGCAACTGCTTCAGGCGTGCATGTCGACCGGACTGGGCGAGCTGGACTTCATGGCTCTCCTCATCCGGCTTCAGCGGGAGGCGGGCCAGGCGTCCGTCTGA
- a CDS encoding serine hydrolase domain-containing protein has protein sequence MRIKTVSIVLAGSAALATLAASPAGAATSSLPNPSVTAVLDVQKQALALGAPGALTRIDSGNSSYRISTGRADTAAGTGMDADRRFRVGSVSKSFTTVVLMQLVAEGRIDLDASANDYLPKALPDDRITVRHLLSHRSGLWDYTNDMFYYTVPGFESVRNKVFTYQELIDLSTAHKVNNEPGAAYSYSNTNFVVLGQLIEHLTGVPMATQYQQRIFEPLKLKNTSYVHPNITISGSYARGYLRQDDTTLPLVDSTEQTVSWAQSAGAVISNSVDLNRFFSALVSGKLVPQTQLQEMMSMVPVNSDGTQSYGLGLRGRKLSCGVTVYGHTGTVQGYYTYAFTTADGKRSMTSMANTSNNGTVNTVLAGTLEASFCGKGVAKADKFAPSGGEGFTEDIAPQVVRP, from the coding sequence ATGCGCATCAAGACCGTGAGCATCGTGCTCGCAGGCTCCGCCGCGTTGGCCACCTTGGCCGCTTCACCGGCCGGCGCAGCCACCTCTTCCCTTCCCAACCCTTCTGTCACCGCAGTCCTCGACGTGCAGAAGCAGGCTCTGGCACTCGGGGCGCCCGGCGCCCTGACCCGGATCGACTCCGGCAACTCCAGCTACCGCATCTCGACGGGACGCGCGGACACCGCCGCCGGCACCGGGATGGACGCCGACCGCCGGTTCCGGGTCGGCAGCGTCAGCAAGAGCTTCACCACCGTGGTGCTCATGCAGCTGGTCGCCGAGGGGCGTATCGACCTCGACGCCTCCGCGAACGACTACCTGCCGAAGGCGCTGCCGGACGACCGCATCACCGTGCGGCACCTGCTCAGTCACCGCAGTGGTCTGTGGGACTACACCAACGACATGTTCTACTACACCGTTCCGGGCTTCGAGTCCGTGCGGAACAAGGTGTTCACCTACCAGGAGCTGATCGACCTGTCGACAGCCCACAAGGTGAACAACGAGCCGGGAGCGGCCTACAGCTACTCCAACACCAACTTCGTGGTGCTGGGCCAGCTGATCGAGCACCTCACCGGCGTGCCGATGGCCACTCAGTACCAGCAGCGCATCTTCGAGCCGCTGAAGCTGAAGAACACCTCGTACGTGCACCCGAACATCACCATCTCGGGTTCCTACGCGCGTGGTTACCTGCGCCAGGACGACACCACGCTGCCGCTGGTGGACTCCACGGAGCAGACCGTGTCGTGGGCGCAGTCGGCCGGAGCGGTCATCTCCAACTCCGTCGACCTCAACCGCTTCTTCTCCGCCCTCGTCTCCGGCAAGCTCGTGCCGCAGACGCAGTTGCAGGAGATGATGAGCATGGTTCCGGTCAACTCGGACGGCACCCAGTCGTACGGGCTCGGCCTGCGCGGACGCAAGCTCTCCTGCGGCGTGACGGTGTATGGCCACACGGGCACCGTCCAGGGCTACTACACGTACGCATTCACCACCGCCGACGGCAAGCGCAGCATGACGTCCATGGCGAACACCTCCAACAACGGGACCGTGAACACGGTCCTCGCCGGCACGCTGGAAGCCTCGTTCTGCGGCAAGGGCGTGGCCAAGGCCGACAAGTTCGCGCCGTCCGGTGGCGAGGGCTTCACCGAGGACATAGCTCCTCAGGTGGTCCGCCCCTGA
- a CDS encoding BTAD domain-containing putative transcriptional regulator gives MPEPAKDIVVRDRLSQRLQALLDRHTVVNVFATAGAGKTTAVALAVRDLDRPVAWLSLDGTEQAAGRLLVYLEAAVEGAVPGAADVASDALSSSLHIGEAAGLLAESLQGSRLIVVCDNVERIAPDETCIAVLSSFARYLPPGVNLVLVSRVDVRLDPGSTSERDRVGELVEGDLSFDAQEAAAALRNVGRDDVHPAQAVAATGGWVTGVLFEGWRHARSHELDPDSLRSYVAANIFNSLSLVERTFLLHTSLMVEVSAQGARALGQENAAQVMAGLRARHLPVTWSADGTRMTPHPVFRDFLLEALEREDARTLDAVRRRYAEVLIASGAHEEAVDELLRLGDLEAAGRLAAATLPSLVARMDFAPAARWLDALGALARTPTPEIGSVILRVAFALEQCDRGVELVDRHGYDWLPEPETPECEEAHVLACWCLWHHGRIQEARSIAQQLPPGRNRNIAQTLVALATGEEPPPFPEYSTTPSSPLDGLLMRLAFLRGRLEGLDDPGSFDPWRTILGGPWVVAALRVTGRLDAAMSMFEPRRGSSQPVWLHAVDAVDLMLDLGRGEEACASIQRGRELIASTGSKVYKNMSLLVEAKTWLRLEGDTRRADRVLAEAVANGASDYTLTRESWQLWTGLSLLFQNRDAEGYQHLTECLRSMQSGDRHLDLPTAAVYLSEAQWRLGLEDESDATADLAMVSATTHGTQHLLLTALSDVPSVAARAADTKSSRMSPWHEVLAALSGQHPIRVNVSTPRLVLEEFGEPVLTVDGNVSQPRLTKSLELLSYLLWTPHRRATREDLLGALFGGRNDAAGRSYLRQALYRLREVLPEGLSPAQDGDVFQLVGPAVAMGSAQRAVDLIAQAGRQDGEVRLQTLSRALSSAERGPYLATMSGEWVTERRVALAETFLSARIDAAKLAYRMNRYREAKGLVDIVLREDPYREQAWQLAIRLAHASGSDDGVLALYQRYIARMRDLGVPPSDEVRRLVMQLRR, from the coding sequence ATGCCGGAGCCGGCGAAGGACATCGTCGTACGCGACAGGCTCAGCCAACGGTTGCAGGCGTTGCTCGACCGTCACACCGTGGTGAATGTCTTCGCGACCGCCGGCGCCGGCAAGACCACGGCGGTGGCACTGGCCGTCCGCGACCTCGACAGGCCCGTGGCCTGGCTGTCACTCGACGGTACGGAGCAGGCGGCGGGCCGCCTGCTCGTGTACCTGGAGGCGGCAGTCGAGGGCGCCGTCCCAGGGGCGGCGGACGTGGCGTCCGATGCCCTGAGCAGCAGTCTCCACATCGGTGAGGCGGCCGGCCTGCTGGCCGAGAGCCTCCAGGGCAGCCGGCTCATCGTCGTGTGCGACAACGTGGAACGCATCGCGCCCGACGAGACCTGCATCGCGGTGCTGTCGTCCTTCGCCCGCTACCTGCCGCCCGGAGTGAACCTGGTACTGGTCTCACGCGTCGACGTCCGCCTCGACCCGGGCTCGACGAGTGAGCGCGACCGGGTGGGCGAGCTGGTCGAGGGCGATCTCTCCTTCGACGCGCAGGAAGCCGCCGCGGCCCTGCGGAACGTGGGGCGCGACGACGTGCACCCGGCTCAGGCGGTCGCGGCGACGGGCGGCTGGGTCACCGGTGTGCTGTTCGAGGGCTGGCGGCACGCCCGGTCCCACGAGCTGGACCCCGACTCGCTGCGCTCGTACGTCGCCGCGAACATCTTCAACTCGCTCTCGCTGGTCGAGCGCACCTTCCTCCTCCACACCAGTCTGATGGTGGAGGTGTCGGCCCAGGGCGCCCGAGCCCTGGGCCAGGAGAACGCGGCGCAGGTCATGGCAGGCCTGCGTGCCCGGCATCTGCCGGTGACGTGGTCCGCGGACGGCACCCGTATGACCCCGCACCCGGTGTTCCGCGACTTCCTGCTGGAGGCCCTGGAACGGGAGGACGCCAGGACGCTCGACGCGGTCCGTCGAAGGTACGCCGAGGTCCTGATCGCCAGCGGCGCGCACGAGGAAGCCGTGGACGAGTTGCTCCGGCTGGGCGACCTGGAGGCCGCCGGCCGGCTGGCCGCCGCGACCCTGCCCAGCCTTGTCGCGCGGATGGACTTCGCGCCGGCGGCACGCTGGCTCGATGCTCTGGGAGCACTGGCCAGGACCCCGACTCCGGAGATCGGATCGGTCATCCTGCGCGTCGCGTTCGCGCTCGAGCAGTGCGACCGCGGCGTGGAGCTCGTCGATCGCCATGGATACGACTGGCTTCCCGAGCCGGAGACCCCCGAATGCGAGGAAGCCCACGTCCTGGCCTGTTGGTGCCTCTGGCACCACGGGCGGATCCAGGAGGCGCGCTCCATCGCCCAGCAGCTGCCGCCCGGCCGGAACAGGAACATCGCGCAGACGCTGGTGGCGCTGGCCACCGGTGAGGAGCCGCCGCCCTTCCCCGAGTATTCGACCACTCCGTCCAGCCCGCTCGACGGGCTGCTGATGCGGCTGGCGTTCCTGCGTGGTCGCCTCGAAGGGCTCGACGATCCGGGGTCGTTCGATCCGTGGCGCACGATACTCGGCGGTCCCTGGGTCGTGGCCGCGCTGCGGGTCACGGGGCGGCTGGATGCCGCGATGTCGATGTTCGAGCCTCGCCGCGGCTCGTCGCAGCCGGTCTGGTTGCACGCCGTCGACGCCGTCGACCTCATGCTGGACCTGGGCCGCGGGGAGGAGGCCTGCGCGTCCATCCAGCGGGGGCGGGAACTCATCGCGTCGACGGGCTCGAAGGTCTACAAGAACATGAGCCTGCTCGTCGAAGCCAAGACGTGGTTGCGCCTCGAAGGTGACACCCGACGGGCCGACCGCGTGCTGGCGGAGGCGGTCGCCAACGGAGCCTCGGACTACACCCTGACACGGGAGTCGTGGCAGCTGTGGACGGGCCTGTCGCTGTTGTTCCAGAACCGGGACGCCGAGGGGTACCAGCACCTCACGGAATGCCTTCGGAGCATGCAGTCGGGAGACCGCCATCTCGATCTGCCGACGGCCGCCGTCTACCTCTCCGAGGCGCAGTGGCGTCTCGGCCTCGAGGACGAGTCCGACGCCACGGCCGACCTCGCGATGGTCTCCGCCACGACGCACGGCACACAGCACCTGTTGCTGACGGCCCTGTCGGACGTACCCTCGGTCGCGGCGAGGGCCGCGGACACCAAGTCCAGCCGCATGTCGCCCTGGCACGAAGTCCTCGCGGCCCTCTCGGGCCAGCATCCGATCCGGGTGAACGTCAGCACGCCCCGGCTCGTCCTGGAGGAGTTCGGTGAGCCGGTCCTCACCGTCGACGGAAACGTGTCCCAGCCCCGGCTGACGAAGAGTCTCGAACTCCTCAGCTACCTGCTCTGGACACCCCATCGCCGAGCGACCCGAGAGGACCTTCTCGGGGCGCTCTTCGGGGGCCGCAACGACGCGGCCGGCCGCAGCTATCTGCGGCAGGCGCTCTACCGGCTCCGGGAGGTGCTGCCCGAGGGACTGAGCCCGGCACAGGACGGGGACGTCTTTCAACTGGTCGGACCCGCGGTGGCCATGGGGTCGGCGCAACGGGCGGTCGACCTCATCGCGCAGGCCGGGAGACAGGACGGGGAGGTCCGTCTCCAGACGCTGTCACGCGCCCTCAGCAGTGCCGAGCGGGGTCCCTATCTGGCGACGATGTCGGGTGAGTGGGTGACCGAACGGCGCGTGGCCCTGGCCGAGACCTTCCTGTCGGCCCGTATCGACGCAGCCAAGCTCGCGTATCGCATGAACCGCTATCGCGAGGCGAAGGGACTGGTCGACATCGTGCTGCGCGAGGATCCGTATCGCGAGCAGGCCTGGCAGCTCGCCATCCGGCTGGCGCACGCCAGCGGCAGCGATGACGGGGTGCTCGCGCTCTACCAGCGGTACATCGCGCGGATGCGGGACCTCGGAGTGCCGCCGTCGGACGAGGTCCGCCGGCTGGTCATGCAGCTGCGCCGTTAG
- a CDS encoding flavin reductase family protein, whose protein sequence is MSASSALEMQTIFRGAMSRFTTGVTIITTRTPDGPAGMTASAVASVSLDPLMLLVCVGNTLATRNAISDSGVFAVSVLSQGQEGHALRFASRCDDKFAGLGLRTDHDLPVLEDAVAHFACDVTEEFAGGDHTIFVGQVVSCGYSVDADPLVYFGGKFGSLCDLSSHAQLAYDWQLAASL, encoded by the coding sequence ATGAGTGCATCGAGCGCGTTGGAGATGCAGACCATCTTTCGCGGAGCAATGTCGCGGTTCACGACCGGCGTCACGATCATCACCACCAGGACTCCCGACGGACCCGCGGGGATGACGGCCAGCGCTGTCGCGTCCGTGTCGCTGGATCCGCTGATGCTGCTGGTGTGCGTCGGTAACACCCTGGCGACGCGGAACGCGATCTCCGACTCCGGAGTCTTCGCGGTCAGCGTCCTTTCCCAGGGCCAGGAGGGCCACGCGCTCCGGTTCGCGAGCCGGTGCGACGACAAGTTCGCCGGTCTGGGGCTGCGCACCGACCACGACCTTCCGGTGCTGGAGGACGCCGTCGCCCACTTCGCCTGCGATGTGACGGAAGAGTTCGCCGGGGGCGACCACACCATATTCGTCGGCCAGGTCGTCAGCTGCGGCTATTCCGTCGACGCGGACCCGCTCGTGTACTTCGGCGGGAAGTTCGGCAGCCTCTGCGATCTCAGTTCCCACGCACAGCTCGCGTACGACTGGCAGTTGGCGGCATCGCTGTAA